TGTTTTCTTGTTTCCCAAACTAGAAATAATGTGGCCATCCCAGCAGTAAcatccaaatgaaaacaaatttcacagtccttaaaaaaatacataactgtCAGTGTTAATATAAGCCAAGTTTGCAACTGGAAACATTGCTTTCTAGCCAAGGACAAGATGTGTCTATTAGAAATTCTTGGTTTCAGGACAACCCttaagtgaccaaaaaaaaaaaaaaaaaaaaaaaaaaaaaaaaatcaaataacattAGTTCTTGCAAATATAATGCAAATAGCATGCTAATTAAAGTATTCAAAAGACAATGACAAATAAGGCTTTGGGACCACAGCACATATTATTATGTAACTACAATACACATTAAGCAATCACCAAAGTTGTAGGGAGGCCTTCCAAAAGGAGTTATTATGGTTTACCATGATCAGAGGATTGTGGTGTTATACTTAATCACATTTTACCTGCAAGCAGGTGTTTACAGGTGTCAAAAAGTAAAACACTGGTTCTAACTGCAAACCTACAGTTCTAAAAAGCTGTACAGTAGTGGCATACTGTGCCTACCTCCCTGTATTTTCTGCATAAACTTTCTAATCCAATATGAAGTCAGATACATGAAGCAAGTTCTTCTGCATGCTTTAAACACAAAAATTTAACCTGATTCATTTTTACTAAAATGCCAAAACTCACACACTCAGAACTAGAACCCGTGGCCGTAAAGTTAAAATTTAACACTTGCAAAGCACAAATGACAGAATGAGAGCAAAGGCTCTTTGGGGGATGTTACTGTTATCTATCCCATCTGTCAATAAAAATAGAGACGGCTCAAaagtaaagtttaaaattcaGCACATTTAGCAAGCAAATTACAGAAATCCCTAATAACCAAGTAAACACAATACAGTCATTACAGAACTCcaaacatgaagagaaaaaaagaatacgaGAGGCAACGGGGTACATGGGTGTAATAAATCAATGGATTTTCTGATTTCTGTCCTGCCTGCTCCAAAAAATTTCAGGAAGCCTGGCACAGAATCTTCTGAGCCCTCCCAGAGACGATGGGCTAAAGGCGAGGCAAGCCACCTGACCCCCCGGGGCGGCTCACAGAACTTCTGAGCCGTGAAAGGCAGGCATAAATAAAAGGACAGCAAAGGCAGGCGATTTTTCAGGGAGTTGGAGTTACAActctataaatcttttttttccaaggCTGTGCTTAAACTGTCCATGGGGAAAGACCTGTTTTTCTACCCAGAACAGAGGTCCACACCAACGGGAAGCCAGAATACCCACCAAAGCCAAAGTGAGACTGAGGTCCCGTGGCAACAAGCGTCACCAGCTCCCCTCGCTCCACCTCTGAGGGCAAATCTTGGCTACGGACACTCGACAATGCACAAAGGCACCCCGCAAGCAGCCCAACTGCAAAACTGCTGGAGGACGGGGACTGAAGGAAAGACACGCGTCAAAGCATTCCCAGCCACCTGCAAGGGGAGAATGCCCAAGTCTGAGGTGATGGGGCAAGATGGGGCGTTTCAAAATGAGGAAACCCTTCTTGCAGAAGAATCGCTGGAAGTTCCTGGAAGCAAAAATGGGCAAGGCTGCACCGCCCTAGGGTCGAGCGGGGGCGTTCCCACAAACCAGTCCAAAAGGGCCCAAAGCCTGTcagctgaccccccccccccccccccccccccccggccagcAGGACACCCCGCGGCCAGTGGCCCAAGATGCTGCCTCTGCACTTACCTCACACGTGGGGGACGCACAGGCCTTGAGCTTGTCACCATCTCCCTCCGGTAGCCCGGTCCGACGTGTGgccatcatttcatttcaaatgacAAAGAAGGGACCGACCCTTTGGAGTCCACATTGGGGGGAGGAATGCCACCACACACCAAAAGGGGAAGAATTCCACACCAGGCTCCCGGGAGGTGCAGGGCTGGTGAAACAAGTAACGCGCCAGGGAATGAAATGTTTTGGTGAAGCCCCTTCAAAACGCCCCGATGATTTATTTCTCCGGACTTCAACTGACTTCACCGTCTTCGTCCATTTCTCAAGACTTGAAAAACAAAGACGATGGGTCTTCTCGGCAGCTAACGAGGCCAACTGCAGACCGCGGTCTCCCTCCTCCTCGGCGTGACTCCCAGACCAGGAGGAATCCGAGTGGGTCTCGAAGGCTGGAACGTCAGCTCCCAGAGAGACCTCTCCTGGAACAGGGAATGGTTACAAGGGCATGAACTTTCTCCAGACGCTGACCTTAGCCTTGCCACATGTCTACACCAAGTTCGCCTTTCCACCACTTGGAAAGATTATTCGGTCCACGCTGATGGACCTTACGCACGAAAGAGGAAATAATCCTCCTAGACAAAATTGTCCTCATTTCCTATCAatcaggaaagagagggagagagggaagcctCAGAACTGCACGGTGGTTGCGTCAAACACGCCTGGTTGGTGTGCAGCCTTCAAGAAAgaatttcccttttctccaagtGCATTTTCATCAGTGTGTTTTCTGGCAGAAGAGAGAGTGTCTACGCTCTCCGGCATCACCCAGACACTTAGGCGTAGCGGAAGTTTTCTCCCCACGAGatgaaaatggaataatacttTTCAAAACCCCTGCTcgctcctctccacccccccccccaaaaaaaaataaaaacaaaaagccagccTCGGAGGCCGGCAGCGCTGGCTCGGCCGGCGTTTGCAGGCGAGCCGGGGGAGTCTGGGCGCCCGCACCCGGCGCCCCCGCGCCCCGAGGCTGCCCCGGAGGAGGCGGCTGTTTTGCTTGGCCCGAggcggggctgggtggggaggtgTGCGCGGCCGCGGGTGGGACTCGGGAGCAGCTCCGTCTCAGGGACATTATTCCGGAGCGACAGAAACGAAGCCGCAGCCCGGGCaacttttatttacttgcttCTCCCCAAACTACCATTCGACGctatctttccctttccctggggCCAcctagggaagagaaaaaaaaaaaaaaaaaaaaagaggaaaaagaaaaccaccaccCACCTACCACGATTTCCTCCGCCCCTTCCAGAGGCGGGTCGGTGATCTCGATCTCCCGGGAAGGGCGGCCcaaatatgtacttttaaaaaggtGTCGGGAGACCCGGgggaaagacaaaaaacaaacaagcaagcaaacaaacaaacaaacaaaacaaaaaaaaaacggagGGCTTACCCTTCCCAGCCCGCCTGGCCCAGCTTGCGCGGCGCGGCGGCGAGCAGGAGCGGGGACGCGGGCCGGGCGCCGGGCCCGGCCGGGACGCGCTAGGCCGCAGGCTCGGTTAATATTCATGAGCGGACGCGAGGCGCCCCTCCTCCACGGCCGGCCGGCCGGACCCCGGCGCCCGCCGCCGGCCTTTgtgcccttccctccttcctccggCCCTCCCTCGCTCCGCACACGCGGGCGCGGCCCCTCCGCCCCCGCCGGGCGCCCGCCGCGGACTCCCTCCGGCCCCGCGCCAGCGCCGGGCGGGGTGGCCTGAGGTGGCGGGAAGGGAGGGAGCCCGCGGCGAGCCGGGCTCTCCACACCCGCCCGCGGGCGCTGCGCCCTGTCGGCTACGGCGGAAAGTAAAACAGACACGCACCGGAGAAAGCGGGGCGAGAGGATCCGCTCGGGGCTGGCCGGCCCCAGGCAGCGCGCCCCGCACGCCCGGAGCGAGCCGGACGGCGCGGGAAGACGATCCGGCGCTGCCCGCCCGCCGCCGCGCTCCGAGGCCGCCGCCCCCGGCCGGCCGCTCCCAGGCACCGCCGCGACCTGCCCCGGCCGGCCCCGGGCTCTCGGCCGCcgcgggaggggtggggcggggcggcggcCGCCGGACTCTCCCCTCGCCtcgccgggccgggccggggccgcgCTCGGGCGCCCGCGATCGCCAAGTGACAGAAGTGCCTCGCTCCGCTGCCGCGCCGAGCTGTTTCC
The genomic region above belongs to Prionailurus bengalensis isolate Pbe53 chromosome B4, Fcat_Pben_1.1_paternal_pri, whole genome shotgun sequence and contains:
- the LOC122473554 gene encoding translation initiation factor IF-2-like, giving the protein MNHASLRPPSPNRRSDFAVGLIELSLTPLTPSTEYSPVETSAPGRSRSALGRQEKAGKVLSSVPGTVLFKTENIQPQSLPWGGEGKEVEWEEVDPGRKKREIRPRETARRGSGARHFCHLAIAGARARPRPGPARRGESPAAAAPPHPSRGGREPGAGRGRSRRCLGAAGRGRRPRSAAAGGQRRIVFPRRPARSGRAGRAAWGRPAPSGSSRPAFSGEVSLGADVPAFETHSDSSWSGSHAEEEGDRGLQLASLAAEKTHRLCFSSLEKWTKTVKSVEVRRNKSSGRFEGASPKHFIPWRVTCFTSPAPPGSLVWNSSPFGVWWHSSPQCGLQRVGPFFVI